A genomic window from Colletotrichum destructivum chromosome 7, complete sequence includes:
- a CDS encoding Putative major facilitator superfamily, MFS transporter superfamily, which yields MGVQATNPIQVAAVASATRDGASDDKLPGSDGGLSPVISNPKDDIDPKEERAFLWRLDLFFLSIGFLGYMFKYIDQTNINNAYVSGMKEDLDLYGNELNYFTTFFNIGYMIMLYPSCIIISHFGPSTWLPACELIWGVLTCCLSVVTSAKQVYGLRFLIGFFEGTAWPGYFTLISQWYMPHEVALRMSIYNIAQPAGAMLSGAMQGALSTNFEGLHGRAGWRWAFIINGICTIAVAIAAFFILPGYPERPNPLAKFYMKPRHIEIALARARRVGRKPQIGITPKSFLRCFTFWQLWVFAIAWPIGGNFTPASYFNLWLKSLKNPDGSVRYSVAMLNYLPIIGQAVQLVAELLFSGFSDYFGVRLPFLLLHSAINITSHIILIVRPSNEQAYMAGWYMNYMGAVSMMLLCSWASAHLQGEPEVRTVLFASGTTLAYLMSAFIPIAAFPASEAPNWRIGSKLYLGFALVSSVMFVGIHFAFKWEEKRKARNAVKDVSTEEPDNADAGVKSAVEEPDITSLGKFQDRAQ from the exons ATGGGTGTTCAGGCTACAAATCCCATACAGGTCGCGGCTGTTGCTTCGGCGACTCGAGACGGTGCCTCTGATGACAAATTGCCCGGTTCCGACGGCGGGCTCTCCCCTGTCATCAGCAACCCGAAAGATGATATCGATCCgaaggaagagagagctTTC TTATGGCGCCTCgacttgttcttcttgtcgatTGGGTTCTTGGGATACATGTTCAA GTATATCGACCAGACCAACATC AACAACGCGTATGTCTCGGGAATGAAAGAGGATCTGGATTTGTATGGGAATGAGCTCAACTACTTCACAACCTTCTTCAA CATCGGGTATATGATCATGCTCTATCCTTCATGCATCATCATCTCGCACTTTGGCCCTTCGACATGGTTGCCGGCCTGCGAG CTTATCTGGGGCGTTCTCACTTGCTGCCTCTCGGTCGTAACGAGTGCTAAGCAG GTCTACGGCCTCCGCTTCCTGATTGGATTCTTCGAAGGCACTGCTTGGCCGGGATACTTCACTCTCATCAGCCAGTGGTACATGCCTCACGAGGTTGCCCTGCGCATGAGCATCTACAACATCGCGCAACCAGCCGGCGCCATGCTTTCCGGTGCAATGCAGGGTGCTCTTTCAACCAACTTCGAGGGTCTGCATGGTCGGGCTGGCTGGAGATGGGCTTTCATCATCAAT GGCATCTGTACCATCGCCGTCGCGATTGCTGCTTTCTTTATCCTCCCTGGCTAC CCTGAACGACCAAACCCTCTCGCCAAGTTCTATATGAAGCCTAGGCACATCGAGATCGCCTTGGCTCGTGCACGTCGGGTCGGCCGCAAGCCGCAGATTGGCATCACGCCGAAGTCATTTCTGCGATGCTTCACTTTCTGGCAGCTGTGGGTGTTTGCTA TTGCGTGGCCCATTGGTGGCAACTTCACCCCAGCCAGCTACTTTAATCTGTGGCTCAAGTCTCTTAAGAATCCCGACGGTTCAGTCAGATA CTCTGTGGCCATGCTCAACTACCTGCCGATCATTGGACAGGCTGTCCAGCTTGTGGCAGAGTTGCTGTTCAGCGGTTTCAGTGACTATTTTGGCGTCCGGCTGCCGTTTCTGCTTCTTCATTCC GCCATCAATATCACCTCTcacatcatcctcatcgtaCGACCCAGCAACGAGCAGGCCTATATGGCCGGTTGGTACATGAACTATATGGGAGC TGTCTCCATGATGCTGCTCTGCTCTTGGGCATCGGCACACCTCCAAGGCGAGCCCGAAGTGCGGACCGTGCTCTTCGCGAGCGGTACCACCCTAGCGTATCTCATGAGCGCCTTCATCCCAATCGCTGCCTTCCCGGCGTCCGAAGCCCCTAACTGGCGCATCGGATCCAAGCTCTACCTTGGGTTCGCGCTCGTATCTAGTGTGATGTTCGTCGGGATCCACTTTGCCTTCAAgtgggaagagaagagaaaggcgAGGAACGCTGTCAAGGATGTATCAACCGAGGAGCCGGATAACGCAGATGCGGGCGTCAAGTCGGCAGTGGAGGAGCCGGACATCACGTCGCTAGGGAAGTTTCAGGATAGGGCCCAGTAA
- a CDS encoding Putative PI31 proteasome regulator, proteasome inhibitor PI31 — protein MANPLTPQSILQLMADALPTHPKGDTTSDISSGYELPALLTHACMASLKFRLIGFDEEKRIEEEVQSLAPRLPASWNAGYGSLRFVYAHKQSSMTSIIRTSKVGGKVEISGLAVGHDVIHRFEITTKDFVNNSKLPLRITLAEDGTEDRSDLVQKLKDAFVSESALEKLIDQFKTSIVQKLIPKLQIEGYEESPDDRDAAEGAQREGRAQAGRPGRPMPGDLPDPARPYPINDPLAQPPRRPIPAGDFPPPDFEDEYEINRPPRPLGIPGRSPYNIGHDDLNPPGLGPHDPLRPHFIGGGGLPRPGGGGGMHPTFDDPLFGGQGGQGGEHDPQAPPGARWDPIGPGGLPRHGGGGRGRGNPFGGPGGFGGGFGGGFGGDII, from the exons ATGGCGAATCCACTCACCCCGCAGTCCATACTGCAGCTAATGGCAGATGCACTGCCGACGCACCCCAAAGGCGATACCACCTCTGACATCAGCAGTGGCTATGAGCTGCCCGCCCTTCTCACTCATGCGTGCATGGCGTCTCTCAAGTTCCGCCTCatcggcttcgacgaggagaagagaatAG AGGAAGAGGTTCAGAGTCTCGCCCCGCGACTACCCGCCTCGTGGAACGCTGGCTACGGCTCCCTCCGTTTCGTATACGCCCACAAGCAATCCTCAATGacctccatcatccgcaCCAGTAAAGTGGGCGGCAAAGTCGAGATTAGCGGGCTCGCCGTTGGCCACGACGTCATCCACAGATTCGAGATCACGACAAAGGACTTTGTCAATAACTCCAAGCTGCCCCTGCGTATCACACTTGCTGAAGACGGCACCGAGGACAGGAGTGACCTGgtccagaagctcaaggatGCATTTGTATCCGAGTCCGCACTTGAAAAGCTCATCGACCAGTTTAAAACCAGCATCGTCCAGAAGCTTATCCCGAAGCTGCAAATCGAAGGTTATGAAGAGTCCCCCGACGACcgggacgccgccgagggcgcaCAACGTGAAGGACGCGCTCAAGCCGGTCGTCCCGGACGGCCGATGCCTGGTGACCTCCCTGATCCAGCCCGACCGTACCCTATCAACGACCCTCTCGCCCAACCTCCAAGGCGACCCATCCCCGCTGGGGACTTCCCTCCGCCCGATTTCGAGGACGAGTACGAGATCAACCGACCACCCAGACCCCTGGGCATCCCCGGTCGATCTCCCTACAACATTGGCCACGATGACCTGAACCCGCCCGGTCTGGGACCCCACGACCCCCTTCGACCTCACTTtatcggcggcggtggcttgCCTCGTCCTGGGGGCGGAGGTGGAATGCATCCAACATTTGACGACCCCCTTTtcggcggccagggcggccaGGGTGGTGAGCATGATCCGCAAGCACCCCCGGGAGCTCGGTGGGACCCTATTGGCCCGGGAGGCCTGCCgcggcacggcggcggcggacgaggaagaggaaaccCGTTCGGAGGCCcgggcggcttcggcggcggttTCGGTGGCGGTTTCGGCGGTGACATTATCTGA
- a CDS encoding Putative HORMA domain-containing protein: MPRSLCPIVGFASGFVARVFLGHILHLFPSRSTVQDPFTHSNGSDTLFKSAALVSSLQFEPLLQLDESIATLPTMSSTSDAPSAPPVSIPRPQANTILTSFTSFLTLTVHTILYHRRLYPQQTFLMTKAHNLPVPQSRHPVLCDWINSAVAAIQDQLAIGAASKVCVVIHAHETMAVIERWVFDVTNFPAWATGKGKEKIGMGQRFQRREEDDDDGSVNWVDVNEAYRGALRRLAYAAEMKGPLPEGCTFTMAVELRDEAPAPIGHPQPWIPSEPSLQPASRTNPVPGVGIGGASTTPLRSVEAGPLFFECWIEESKPASSPHSTQDSYFS, translated from the exons ATGCCCCGCTCTCTGTGCCCAATTGTGGGTT TCGCATCTGGGTTCGTCGCGCGTGTCTTTCTCGGTCATATCCTCCATCTCTTCCCTAGCCGCTCGACAGTTCAAGATCCATTTACTCACAGCAACGGCTCTGATACGCTGTTCAAAAGCGCCGCCCTTGTCAGCTCCCTCCAGTTTGAACCGCTTCTTCAACTTGACGAGTCCATCGCTACTCTGCCCACCATGTCTTCCACTTCAGATGCACCCTCTGCCCCTCCGGTGTCCATCCCACGCCCGCAGGCAAACACTATCTTGACATCCTTCACATCGTTCCTCACCCTGACTGTACACACTATACTGTACCACAGACGCCTCTATCCGCAGCAGACCTTTCTTATGACAAAAGCCCACAACCTTCCAGTTCCCCAGTCCCGCCATCCAGTTCTCTGCGATTGGATCAACTCAGCCGTCGCTGCGATTCAAGATCAGCTTGCTATCGGCGCAGCCTCCAAAGTCTGCGTCGTCATTCACGCCCATGAGACGATGGCTGTCATCGAGAGATGGGTTTTCGATGTCACCAACTTCCCGGCCTGGGCTACaggcaagggcaaggagaagattgGTATGGGACAGAGGTTCCAGCGaagggaggaagacgacgatgatgggtCTGTAAACTGGGTTGACGTGAACGAGGCGTATCGTGGTGCTCTGAGACGTCTCGCGTACGCTGCGGAAATGAAGGGACCTCTGCCAGAGGGATGCACGTTCACCATGGCCGTTGAGCTCAGGGacgaggcgccggcgccaatAGGG CACCCGCAACCTTGGATTCCTTCCGAGCCTTCGCTCCAACCCGCCTCAAGGACAAATCCAGTACCGGGCGTGGGCATAGGTGGCGCCTCCACCACGCCGCTGCGctccgtcgaggccggccctctcttcttcgaaTGCTGGATCGAGGAAAGCAAGCCGGCGTCCTCGCCTCATTCTACCCAAGACTCGTACTTCTCTTGA